One segment of Ricinus communis isolate WT05 ecotype wild-type chromosome 8, ASM1957865v1, whole genome shotgun sequence DNA contains the following:
- the LOC112533801 gene encoding WAT1-related protein At5g07050-like, whose translation MEEIRDSVEEGKERNWKEKILGNLKPYIFCIFCSFCYAASNIIAKLCLDKGMSRYVLVVYGYAFGTVTTAVLALLFERKVESKLSLSICLNIFFLGLMGVLGRILFYDGLESTSPTFAAAINNLVPSMTFILAILCRMEKLYFEKLSSQTKTAGTIVALGGATLMTLFKGATVISMHALHTHQQAATKQLLYRHLTKGSVLLIFQCLVTAAYYILQAKTVKRYPAPFTLTTLTSLSGTLIATVVAAILDHKASSWKLSLDITLVAPLYCGIMIMGIVTYIQTLVVRVRGPVFVTAFRPLITVIVAIMGLLILGEALHLGGIIGATMIVMGLYAILWGKQVEKSKKLVQPARPEQGIEIKSEMLT comes from the exons ATGGAAGAGATTAGAGACTCTgtagaagaaggaaaagaaagaaactggAAAGAGAAAATCCTAGGAAATCTGAAACCTTACATCTTTTGTATATTTTGTTCATTCTGCTATGCAGCATCCAACATAATTGCTAAGCTTTGTTTAGACAAAGGCATGAGTCGTTATGTTCTTGTGGTGTATGGATATGCTTTTGGGACTGTAACTACAGCAGTTCTAGCACTACTCTTCGAAAG GAAAGTGGAGAGCAAATTAAGTTTATCGATCTGCCTAAATATCTTCTTCTTGGGTCTTATGGG GGTCTTAGGCAGAATACTTTTCTATGATGGACTGGAGAGTACTTCACCAACCTTTGCAGCTGCAATTAACAATTTGGTTCCATCAATGACCTTTATTTTGGCAATTTTGTGCAG GATGGAAAAATTATACTTTGAGAAGCTCAGCAGCCAAACAAAGACTGCAGGAACTATAGTTGCACTTGGTGGTGCTACGCTCATGACCCTATTCAAGGGTGCTACTGTGATTTCAATGCATGCCCTCCACACCCATCAACAGGCTGCAACAAAACAACTCTTATATAGGCACTTGACAAAGGGCTCCGTCTTGCTTATTTTTCAGTGCCTTGTCACAGCAGCATACTACATCTTACAG GCGAAAACAGTGAAAAGGTATCCGGCTCCTTTTACTCTTACCACATTGACAAGCCTATCAGGCACTCTAATTGCAACAGTCGTAGCAGCAATTCTTGATCACAAAGCTTCATCATGGAAATTGTCTTTGGACATCACTCTTGTTGCTCCACTTTATTGT GGGATTATGATCATGGGAATTGTTACTTATATTCAAACTCTAGTAGTGCGAGTAAGAGGTCCAGTTTTCGTGACGGCATTTAGACCTCTCATTACAGTGATTGTAGCTATTATGGGACTGCTCATTTTAGGGGAGGCATTGCACTTGGGAGG GATAATTGGAGCTACAATGATAGTTATGGGGTTGTATGCAATTCTGTGGGGAAAGCAAGTAGAGAAAAGCAAAAAGTTGGTGCAGCCTGCAAGACCTGAACAAGGAATTGAGATTAAATCAGAAATGTTAACATGA
- the LOC8270881 gene encoding WAT1-related protein At5g07050 → MEVQETGKKQYHLERLKPYLLSIFTSFCQAGFNIITKVCLENGMSRFVLAAYGFAIAAVITSLLTLLFQRNKVRKLTVPICLNISLLGLLGVSGKIMLFTALGYTSAAFAAALMNLAPPMTFLLATVCRMEKLDIAKLSGQAKIGGTALAFGGATLMTLYKGITVFSIHSPHDHQNAASKAFSDKNLMKGSLLLVAQSFISAVYFILQTKTIKGYPAPLALTALTRLAATLVATVIAVIIDHEASAWRLSWDITLLAPLYNGIMILGLTVYVQTVVIQCKGPVFMIALRPLTVIIVAPMGLLILGEALQLGGIIGAILIVIGSYAILWGKKVEEKRSMEPPICEQDVEIKSEK, encoded by the exons ATGGAAGTTCAGGAAACTGGAAAGAAACAGTATCATTTAGAAAGGCTGAAACCATATCTCTTGAGTATATTTACATCTTTTTGTCAGGCTGGATTCAACATAATCACTAAGGTTTGCTTAGAAAATGGCATGAGTCGTTTTGTCCTTGCTGCCTATGGATTTGCTATCGCAGCTGTAATTACATCTCTTCTTACACTGCTTTTTCAAAG GAACAAAGTAAGAAAGCTCACTGTACCAATCTGCCTAAATATCTCCCTGCTGGGTTTGCTAGG AGTTTCAGGTAAAATAATGCTCTTCACTGCTCTGGGATACACTTCTGCAGCTTTTGCAGCTGCCTTGATGAACTTAGCTCCACCAATGACCTTTCTTTTGGCAACTGTATGCAG GATGGAGAAGTTAGACATTGCCAAGCTAAGTGGCCAAGCGAAAATTGGAGGAACTGCACTTGCATTTGGTGGAGCCACACTCATGACCCTGTACAAGGGTATCACTGTGTTTTCAATACATTCTCCCCACGATCATCAAAATGCTGCATCAAAAGCTTTTTCAGATAAGAACTTGATGAAGGGTTCCCTCTTGCTTGTTGCCCAAAGCTTTATATCAGCAGTATACTTCATCTTACAG ACCAAAACAATAAAAGGATATCCAGCTCCTTTAGCTCTTACCGCATTAACAAGATTAGCAGCGACTCTAGTTGCAACAGTTATAGCAGTAATTATAGACCATGAAGCTTCAGCGTGGAGATTGTCTTGGGACATCACTCTTCTTGCTCCACTCTATAAT GGCATTATGATTCTTGGACTCACAGTTTATGTACAAACAGTGGTGATACAGTGCAAAGGTCCGGTCTTTATGATAGCGTTAAGGCCACTCACAGTAATAATTGTGGCCCCCATGGGACTGCTAATTTTAGGCGAGGCATTGCAGCTGGGAGG GATAATTGGGGCTATACTGATAGTAATTGGGTCGTATGCAATTTTATGGGGAAAGAAAGTAGAGGAAAAGAGGTCTATGGAGCCTCCAATATGTGAACAAGATGTGGAGATTAAATCAGAAAAGTAA
- the LOC8270879 gene encoding protein LONG AFTER FAR-RED 3 isoform X2 — MNFSTIISATVVLALSIFLLQWSKFGITTTSFSSSRELTADLIVKNGVIFTSDDSLPFADSFAVQNGRILRVGNYSSLQDLAGNGTKVVNLEGKLVVPGFIDSHVHLIFGGLQMIRVELRGVNQKDEFVRRVRDAVRNLKEGSWVLGGGWNNDLWGGELPAASWIDDIAPKNPVWLTRMDGHMGLANSVALKLAGINNLLEDPNGGTIMRSANGEPTGLIIDAAMKLILSYIPEVSVDEKREALLIAGNLALMSGVTTVVDFGRYFPGASVEHSWEDLSDVYQWADSLGKMRIRVCLFFPMETWSRLSDLITKVGRALSDWIYLGGVKAFADGSLGSNSALFYEPDHLLDDADSAIKKLGMDRAQNGSYQFRSLLSSNAQLALGSDWPVANINPLGGIKTAVKRIPPGWENAWIPSECLSLKDAIIAHTISAARACFLDCDLGSLSPGKLADFVILSTNSWDDFETEASAAVEATYVAGAQAYP, encoded by the exons ATGAATTTTTCAACTATCATCTCTGCTACTGTCGTTCTCGCTCTCTCCATTTTCTTGCTTC AATGgtcaaaatttggaataacaACGACATCTTTTTCATCTTCGAGAGAATTAACGGCGGATTTGATAGTGAAgaatggggttattttcactaGCGATGATTCCTTGCCTTTTGCCGATTCTTTCGCTGTTCAAAATGGCAGGATTCTTCGCGTTGGGAACTATTCCTCTCTTCAG GACTTAGCAGGAAATGGAACTAAAGTGGTGAATCTTGAAGGAAAATTAGTTGTTCCTGGATTCATTGATTCTCATGTCCACTTAATTTTTGGTGGACTTCag ATGATACGTGTGGAGCTACGAGGTGTAAATCAAAAAGACGAATTTGTGAGAAGGGTCAGAGATGCTGTAAGAA ATTTAAAAGAAGGTTCCTGGGTACTGGGTGGTGGATGGAACAATGACCTATGGGGAGGAGAATTACCAGCAGCCTCTTGGATTGATGATATTGCACCAAAGAATCCT GTTTGGTTAACTAGGATGGATGGTCATATGGGCTTGGCTAATTCAGTAGCATTGAAGTTAGCTGGGATTAATAATTTGTTAGAAGATCCAAATGGTGGAACAATTATGAGATCTGCTAATGGAG AACCTACTGGACTGATAATAGATGCTGCAATGAAACTTATTCTCAGCTATATCCCAGAGGTCTCAGTAGATGAAAAAAGGGAGGCTTTGCTTATTGCTGGTAATCTTGCCTTGATGAGTGGGGTGACAACTGTTGTTGATTTTGGAAGATACTTTCCTGGGGCATCAGTAGAGCATTCGTGGGAGGATCTTTCAG ATGTATATCAATGGGCTGATTCTTTAGGCAAGATGAGGATCAGGGTTTGCTTATTTTTTCCAATGGAAACATGGTCACGCCTATCT GATCTTATTACAAAAGTAGGCCGTGCTCTGAGCGACTGGATTTACTTAGGTGGTGTTAAGGCTTTTGCTGATGGATCGTTAGGTTCTAATAGTGCACTGTTCTATGAG CCAGATCACCTACTTGATGATGCTGATTCTGCAATAAAGAAGCTTGGTATGGATAGGGCTCAAAACGGATCTTATCAATTCCGCTCACTTCTATCTAGCAATGCTCAGTTGGCTTTAGGCTCTGACTGGCCA gTTGCAAATATTAATCCTTTGGGAGGCATCAAGACAGCAGTCAAAAGAATACCTCCTGGTTGGGAAAATGCCTGGATCCCATCTGAGTGCCTATCTCTGAAAGATGCAATAATTGC GCACACAATTTCAGCAGCTCGTGCATGCTTTCTTGACTGCGATCTGGGATCTTTATCTCCGGGGAAGCTAGCAGATTTTGTCATACTGTCCACCAATTCTTGGGATGACTTTGAAACCGAAGCATCTGCGGCAGTCGAGGCAACGTATGTAGCTGGTGCACAGGCTTATCCCTGA
- the LOC112533800 gene encoding WAT1-related protein At5g07050-like: protein MEETKDATRNENRISRVIWISIFFLGLLQTLGRVTFFAAFTGAMINLVPSMTFILAILFRMEKLDIAKMSSQAQIGGTAVAFGGATIMTLYKGIITVVSFHNHHHAHHQLPKSEVLPGKDYLKGSLILVVHCLPHCSICHLTVNWANI, encoded by the exons ATGGAAGAGACGAAAGACGCAAC GAGAAATGAAAACAGAATTAGTAGAGTGATCTGGataagtatatttttcttGGGTCTTTTACA AACTCTGGGAAGAGTAACGTTCTTTGCTGCTTTTACTGGTGCCATGATCAACTTGGTTCCATCCATGACCTTTATTTTAGCAATCTTGTTCAG AATGGAGAAATTAGACATTGCTAAGATGAGTAGCCAAGCACAGATTGGGGGAACTGCAGTTGCATTCGGTGGTGCCACAATCATGACCCTATACAAGGGTATTATTACTGTTGTTTCATTTCATAATCACCACCATGCTCATCATCAACTTCCAAAGTCAGAAGTACTGCCAGGGAAAGATTACTTGAAGGGCTCCCTTATCCTTGTAGTTCATTGCCTTCCCCACTGCAGCATTTGTCATCTTACAGTTAATTGGGCAAACATATGA
- the LOC8270879 gene encoding protein LONG AFTER FAR-RED 3 isoform X1 yields MNFSTIISATVVLALSIFLLQWSKFGITTTSFSSSRELTADLIVKNGVIFTSDDSLPFADSFAVQNGRILRVGNYSSLQDLAGNGTKVVNLEGKLVVPGFIDSHVHLIFGGLQMIRVELRGVNQKDEFVRRVRDAVRNLKEGSWVLGGGWNNDLWGGELPAASWIDDIAPKNPVWLTRMDGHMGLANSVALKLAGINNLLEDPNGGTIMRSANGEPTGLIIDAAMKLILSYIPEVSVDEKREALLIAGNLALMSGVTTVVDFGRYFPGASVEHSWEDLSDVYQWADSLGKMRIRVCLFFPMETWSRLSDLITKVGRALSDWIYLGGVKAFADGSLGSNSALFYEPYIGEPHNYGLQVTDVENLFNMTVASDKVGLQVAIHAIGDRANDMVLDMYESVVSTNGKRDRRFRIEHAQHLASGTAARFGEQGIIASVQPDHLLDDADSAIKKLGMDRAQNGSYQFRSLLSSNAQLALGSDWPVANINPLGGIKTAVKRIPPGWENAWIPSECLSLKDAIIAHTISAARACFLDCDLGSLSPGKLADFVILSTNSWDDFETEASAAVEATYVAGAQAYP; encoded by the exons ATGAATTTTTCAACTATCATCTCTGCTACTGTCGTTCTCGCTCTCTCCATTTTCTTGCTTC AATGgtcaaaatttggaataacaACGACATCTTTTTCATCTTCGAGAGAATTAACGGCGGATTTGATAGTGAAgaatggggttattttcactaGCGATGATTCCTTGCCTTTTGCCGATTCTTTCGCTGTTCAAAATGGCAGGATTCTTCGCGTTGGGAACTATTCCTCTCTTCAG GACTTAGCAGGAAATGGAACTAAAGTGGTGAATCTTGAAGGAAAATTAGTTGTTCCTGGATTCATTGATTCTCATGTCCACTTAATTTTTGGTGGACTTCag ATGATACGTGTGGAGCTACGAGGTGTAAATCAAAAAGACGAATTTGTGAGAAGGGTCAGAGATGCTGTAAGAA ATTTAAAAGAAGGTTCCTGGGTACTGGGTGGTGGATGGAACAATGACCTATGGGGAGGAGAATTACCAGCAGCCTCTTGGATTGATGATATTGCACCAAAGAATCCT GTTTGGTTAACTAGGATGGATGGTCATATGGGCTTGGCTAATTCAGTAGCATTGAAGTTAGCTGGGATTAATAATTTGTTAGAAGATCCAAATGGTGGAACAATTATGAGATCTGCTAATGGAG AACCTACTGGACTGATAATAGATGCTGCAATGAAACTTATTCTCAGCTATATCCCAGAGGTCTCAGTAGATGAAAAAAGGGAGGCTTTGCTTATTGCTGGTAATCTTGCCTTGATGAGTGGGGTGACAACTGTTGTTGATTTTGGAAGATACTTTCCTGGGGCATCAGTAGAGCATTCGTGGGAGGATCTTTCAG ATGTATATCAATGGGCTGATTCTTTAGGCAAGATGAGGATCAGGGTTTGCTTATTTTTTCCAATGGAAACATGGTCACGCCTATCT GATCTTATTACAAAAGTAGGCCGTGCTCTGAGCGACTGGATTTACTTAGGTGGTGTTAAGGCTTTTGCTGATGGATCGTTAGGTTCTAATAGTGCACTGTTCTATGAG ccATATATTGGGGAGCCTCACAATTATGGCTTGCAAGTGACAGATGTTGAGAATCTTTTCAACATGACTGTGGCATCAGATAAAGTTGGACTTCAG GTTGCCATTCATGCTATAGGTGACAGAGCAAATGACATGGTCCTGGATATGTATGAATCAGTTGTGTCTACAAATGGAAAAAGGGATAGAAGATTTAGG ATTGAGCATGCCCAGCATTTGGCATCTGGAACTGCTGCTCGATTTGGTGAACAAGGGATCATTGCTTCAGTACAG CCAGATCACCTACTTGATGATGCTGATTCTGCAATAAAGAAGCTTGGTATGGATAGGGCTCAAAACGGATCTTATCAATTCCGCTCACTTCTATCTAGCAATGCTCAGTTGGCTTTAGGCTCTGACTGGCCA gTTGCAAATATTAATCCTTTGGGAGGCATCAAGACAGCAGTCAAAAGAATACCTCCTGGTTGGGAAAATGCCTGGATCCCATCTGAGTGCCTATCTCTGAAAGATGCAATAATTGC GCACACAATTTCAGCAGCTCGTGCATGCTTTCTTGACTGCGATCTGGGATCTTTATCTCCGGGGAAGCTAGCAGATTTTGTCATACTGTCCACCAATTCTTGGGATGACTTTGAAACCGAAGCATCTGCGGCAGTCGAGGCAACGTATGTAGCTGGTGCACAGGCTTATCCCTGA